One Ananas comosus cultivar F153 linkage group 1, ASM154086v1, whole genome shotgun sequence DNA window includes the following coding sequences:
- the LOC109718241 gene encoding histone deacetylase 5 (The sequence of the model RefSeq protein was modified relative to this genomic sequence to represent the inferred CDS: added 31 bases not found in genome assembly), whose protein sequence is MAAPETPQPPPPPPSAVGLVYDERMCGHATPDGESHPENPERLRAIWRKLEAEGITKRCVLVKAKEAEDQDIASVHSQNHIKLIRSISSKQFDSRRNKIAKRFNSIYFNEGSSESAYLAAGSVIEAAEKVANGELNSAIALVRPPGHHAEHNEAMGFCLFNNVAIAVSFLLKEPELGIKKILIVDWDVHHGNGTQNTFYKDPHVLFFSVHRFDFGTFYPAGGDGSHCMVGEGPGQGYNINVPWEHGRCGDADYLAVWDHVLIPVAEAYNPDIVMISAGFDAALGDPLGGCCITPYGYSLLLKKLITFARGKIVMVLEGGYNLKSIANSVFACAKVLLGEEPSLGSVENKPFESTWRVIQAVRDELKTYWPVLGGKLPEELLAHSRKLNLAELNFYSSSESDEEDLHEPSASVCSVNVIEVAEDDLSSQLSRLNVDGLDHAKGTTSNHSATTKDLNDPLEASHNVTMKILDGCVPWRSALLETYIWYASYGSNMWRPRFLCYIEGGKVEGMSQPCCGSRDRSSPKDVAWKTMPHRLFFGRSFTRSWGPGGVAFLHPESNSNEKAHICMYKITLEQFNDLLFQENCLVKENCSIQQIESPLFNLSSLDFVSENKSLHLEVLKDGWYSNVLYLGKEDDLPILTMTCGLSDFERFKSGEVPLTAPAKGYVNTLVKGLTEGKQLSEAAAIDYINDATVRKL, encoded by the exons cgccgccgccgtcggctGTGGGCCTCGTTTACGACGAGCGCATGTGCGGCCACGCCACCCCGGACGGCGAGAGCCACCCCGAGAACCCCGAGCGCCTCCGCGCCATATGGCGAAAGCTCGAGGCCGAGGGGATCACGAAGAG GTGTGTTCTTGTGAAGGCAAAGGAAGCTGAGGATCAGGATATAGCGTCGGTTCATAGCCAAAACCATATTAAGCTGATCAGAAGCATCAGCTCGAAGCAATTCGACTCTCGCCGGAATAAGATTGCTAAGAGGTTCAATTCTATTTACTTTAATGAGGGTTCGTCGGAATCTGCTTACCTCGCGGCAGGCTCAGTTATTGAG GCAGCTGAGAAAGTTGCTAATGGGGAACTTAATTCGGCGATTGCTCTAGTAAGGCCTCCTGGACATCATGCAGAGCATAATGAGGCTATGGGATTTTGCCTCTTCAACAATGTGGCTATTGCAGTTAGCTTTCTATTAAAGGAG CCAGAATTAGGTATAAAAAAGATTTTGATTGTGGATTGGGATGTTCATCATGGAAATGGCACACAGAATACATTTTATAAGGATCCTCATGTATTATTCTTTTCTGTTCACAG ATTTGACTTTGGAACTTTCTATCCTGCTGGTGGGGATGGCTCTCATTGTATGGTTGGCGAAGGTCCTGGTCAAGGTTATAACATCAATGTTCCTTGGGAACATGGACGATGTGGTGATGCAGATTACCTTGCTGTGTGGGATCATGTACTAATACCTGTTGCTGAAGCTTACAATCCTGACATAGTTATGATTTCTGCTGGATTTGATGCAG CCCTTGGTGACCCACTTGGTGGTTGTTGTATTACTCCTTACGGATATTCTCTTCTGCTGAAAAAG CTGATCACTTTTGCTCGAGGAAAGATAGTAATGGTCCTTGAAGGAGGTTACAATCTTAAGTCAATAGCGAATTCTGTTTTTGCTTGCGCAAAAGTTTTATTGGGAGAGGAACCTTCTCTTGGTTCAGTGGAGAACAAACCTTTTGAGTCCACGTGGCGAGTCATACAAGCG GTTCGTGATGAATTGAAAACCTATTGGCCTGTTCTGGGTGGTAAATTACCGGAAGAATTACTGGCTCACAGTAGAAAACTCAACCTAGCTGAG CTAAACTTTTATTCAAGTTCTGAATCAGATGAGGAGGATCTTCATGAGCCCTCTGCTTCTGTCTGTTCAGTTAATGTCATTGAGGTTGCTGAAGATGATCTGAGTTCCCAGCTTTCAAGGTTGAATGTAGATGGGCTGGATCATGCAAAAGGAACTACCTCTAATCACAGTGCAACTACCAAAGATCTAAATGATCCACTTGAAGCAAGTCATAATGTAACCATGAAGATTCTTGACGGTTGTGTTCCTTGGAGATCAGCTCTATTAGAAACTTACATTTGGTATGCTAGCTATGGATCAAATATGTGGAGGCCAAGGTTTCTCTGCTATATTGAAGGGGGGAag GTCGAAGGTATGAGTCAACCATGTTGTGGATCACGGGATAGAAGTTCACCAAAAGATGTTGCCTGGAAAACCATGCCTCACAGATTATTCTTTGGGAGATCATTTACCCGCTCATGGGGCCCTGGGGGTGTTGCTTTTCTTCATCCTGAAAGTAACAGCAATGAGAAAGCTCACATATGCATGTACAAGATAAC GCTTGAGCAGTTCAATGATTTATTGTTCCAAGAAAATTGTTTAGTGAAAGAGAACTGTTCTATCCAACAGATCGAGTCTCCTTTGTTCAATTTGTCTTCTCTGGACTTCGTTTCTGAAAACAAGTCTCTCCATCTTGAGGTCCTTAAG GATGGATGGTATTCTAATGTTCTTTATCTGGGAAAGGAGGATGATCTTCCAATTCTAACAATGAC